In Paeniglutamicibacter kerguelensis, one genomic interval encodes:
- a CDS encoding undecaprenyl-diphosphate phosphatase encodes MNWFEAAFLGLIQGLTEFLPISSSAHLRIVGELLPNAADPGAAFTAITQLGTETAVLVFFWKDIVRIIGAWFNALRGKVPHSDPDAKMGWLIIVGSLPIAVLGLLFEEQIDTTFRSLWIVATTLIVFGLILAVADHYGRQDRELRELTPKHGILFGFAQAMALIPGVSRSGGTITAGLLMGYTREAAARYSFLLAIPAVFASGLYKLVKSLDEPGVYTLPQTALATVIAFFVGLVIVGWFLKYVSTHSYRLFVWYRIGLGLVLYLALGFGLLNA; translated from the coding sequence GTGAATTGGTTTGAAGCAGCCTTCTTGGGGCTGATACAAGGTCTGACAGAATTTCTCCCCATCTCCTCGAGCGCGCACCTGCGCATCGTCGGCGAATTGCTGCCGAATGCGGCGGATCCGGGGGCGGCGTTTACCGCCATCACCCAGCTCGGCACGGAGACGGCCGTCCTGGTGTTCTTCTGGAAAGACATCGTCCGCATCATCGGTGCCTGGTTCAACGCCCTGCGAGGAAAGGTCCCGCATAGCGACCCCGACGCAAAAATGGGTTGGCTGATCATTGTCGGCTCGCTGCCGATCGCGGTGCTTGGCCTGCTCTTCGAGGAACAGATCGACACGACCTTCCGCTCCCTGTGGATCGTTGCAACAACCCTGATCGTCTTCGGACTGATCCTTGCCGTCGCCGACCACTACGGCCGGCAGGACCGTGAACTCAGGGAGCTGACCCCCAAGCACGGCATCCTCTTCGGTTTCGCCCAGGCCATGGCCCTGATCCCCGGTGTTTCCCGATCCGGCGGCACCATCACAGCCGGCCTGCTCATGGGATACACCCGCGAGGCGGCCGCACGCTATTCCTTCCTGTTGGCCATTCCGGCGGTGTTCGCCTCGGGGCTCTACAAGCTCGTGAAGTCCCTCGACGAGCCGGGCGTCTACACCTTGCCGCAGACCGCCTTGGCAACCGTCATTGCGTTTTTTGTCGGTCTTGTCATTGTCGGCTGGTTCCTGAAGTACGTTTCCACCCACAGCTACCGGCTCTTTGTCTGGTACCGCATCGGCTTGGGCCTGGTCCTGTACCTGGCACTGGGATTCGGCCTCCTCAACGCCTGA
- a CDS encoding DUF5703 family protein: MIEKIIPPQQIIAGSPDAANQRYEYLVITTLPHEQRSLVRGVLREHAEYGKWELMRSCLYQGGGQKYWMRRRVMRVNPTLNIRA, from the coding sequence ATGATCGAAAAGATAATTCCGCCGCAGCAAATCATTGCCGGTTCACCCGACGCGGCAAACCAGAGATATGAATATTTGGTGATCACCACGCTTCCGCATGAGCAGCGGTCCTTGGTGCGCGGCGTACTGCGCGAACATGCGGAGTACGGGAAATGGGAGCTCATGCGCAGCTGCCTCTACCAGGGCGGCGGGCAAAAATACTGGATGCGACGACGCGTGATGCGCGTGAACCCGACCCTGAACATTCGCGCCTAG